A window of Clostridia bacterium genomic DNA:
TCTTAACACAAATTATTCTTTTTTGGATTGTATGAACGCTTATGAAAATCCAAAAACTTATGATATTTTTGAAACTCAAATAAATTTTATGGCTATATCAATGATTAGTCTTATTAATGCGTTTAACCCTTCTTGCATAATTATTGGTGATCGCGGCTCAGAATTACCGCAACCCCTTATAGATAAGTTAACTAAAAAAATCAATGACACTATATTTGCTAAACAGCATAAATATATACCTGTTATAAAATCTCGCTTTGGACGAGACAGCGCTTTATACGGCTCTGCCGCTATAGTAGCTGATAGTATTTTTAAAACTGAATAATCAAACAGTTTATACTTTTGATTCTGAAAATAAGTTTTTTAATGATAGCTCAAAAATATGTTCTTACCAAAAGGTTAGAACATATTTTCCGGCGTTGATTTATTTTTTAGATGTAAAAACAAAATTTATTTCCATATTAATATATTTTTGAATTAACTTATATTGCGGGGCCAGTTCAGGTCCGCAAGAGTTTGATCCTATACCGCTCATCATGTAATCAATACATAAAATCGGATTCTTTTGAGGATTTAATTCATAAAAATGTTTTGCTTGTTCTAGCTCCTGCTGTGAATAATAGCTTAAATTAAATGAAAAAGTCTTATCACAAATAATTGATACTGCATCTTGCTCGCTAAGAATATTAATATAGTCAGTATCATAATGCGCACCGTTTTCTTGAGGCTTATGATAATTAACAAACATATCCTTAATCTCAGTGTTATACAAAGTTTTATAAGTATGATTATGTTTATCAATATAGCTATCAAGTCCATATCCAAAATAGCTGCATTTATCAAAGTCTTGAGATAATTGCATTTTTAGTCCAAATCTAGGCAAGTATTCAATATCCTTATCTATAACAGCCTTCAGTTTGGCTGTGATGTTGCCGTTTCCGTCAATTTGCCACATTATCTCTCCTGCCATAATGGGCGCAACACTATCAGCGACTATAAAAAGATCGCTGTTTATAATTAAACAATCTTTTTGCTCTATTTGAGTCTTATAAGATTGGCTGTATGCCCTATCAAGCTTTTTATTTTTTAGTTTCCATAAAACATTTCTATCATTGTCTATCGGTGCACGCCAAATATTATATTGAATATCGTTAATAAGCGTCCTGCCATCTCTTGTTATATTACTAAAGACAGCTTGAGTCTTATCATACACATATAAAAAGTCTTTGCCCTTAATTATTATTTCTTTTGGTGTTTGATCAAAATGTAGTTTATCATTGACATACTCAATGATTTTTGGACTAAACTTGCCTAGTGCAAATTGTCTGTGTCCTAGGTTAAAATCTTTTTTATAAAATTCCAACAAAAGATATGTATTGTCTATTTCAAAAAATCTATCCAAATCCAAACTACAGTCAGAAACTTGTTGCGGTGCTAAATTATCTATATTTATCTTACCCTTTGACAGCACCTTGCCTGAATTATCAAAAACTTGATAATTTATTACAAAATCTTTATCAATTACCGTAAAGTCATATCTGTTAATTATCTTTATTTTTTTGTTTTCTAATTGAACGTCTATAGGGCATATAACATTTTTTAATTCTTTCAAATTAGTGCTTGGTTCTCTTTTATAATTAACCAATCCATCCAAGCAAAAGTTACCGTCATTTTGAATATCGCCCCAATCACCGCCATATCCAGGCTTATCATAATCCATATTAATAGGAAAGCTGTGATCATTCCATTCCCAAACCAAACCGCCTATCAGCCTTTTTTGCGAATAAAACAAATCAAAATAATCTTTTAAGTCTCCGCATGAATTTCCCATTGAATGGGAAAATTCACAAAGCATTAAAGGTCTTGTTTCGTTTGGATCTAATAGATATTCCTTTATATTTT
This region includes:
- a CDS encoding glycoside hydrolase family 2 TIM barrel-domain containing protein, with product MVNIQKYHLDINTYAVATEPKRNYYIPRPVNSPFSIEKDSQSVMLLNGEWFFGFFDCFEEIDFENLKDKISVPSNWQYYSYDFVQYTNVLYPFPYNPPYVSLKNYFGAYKKLINIEKESNFDYFINFEGVDSAIYLLVNDEFVGYDQVSHSTKEWNISKHLKTGENTICAVVPKWCTGSYLEDQDKIRLSGIFRDVYILKRPKQHIKSYFIKYNIDFENNKADLNIKFEQTADFEKIINIYYKKQLIFSKEFENSEINFSLCNIKLWNAEQPELYDIEFITKDEKICDYIGFRHIEIADGVFKINQTPVKIKGVNRHDSYYDTGYYAPIEYIIKDLDMMKNHNINAIRTSHYPPTPQMLYLCDKMGFYVIDEADLETHGVVCSKGSYDTNYFDLIADDPVWNKQILDRVQRLVYRDFNRSCVIMWSLGNESGWGSNMVDAANWVEGFDSSRVVHYEGLYIAKGKDSNGFKPLKMMSKMYPSIENIKEYLLDPNETRPLMLCEFSHSMGNSCGDLKDYFDLFYSQKRLIGGLVWEWNDHSFPINMDYDKPGYGGDWGDIQNDGNFCLDGLVNYKREPSTNLKELKNVICPIDVQLENKKIKIINRYDFTVIDKDFVINYQVFDNSGKVLSKGKINIDNLAPQQVSDCSLDLDRFFEIDNTYLLLEFYKKDFNLGHRQFALGKFSPKIIEYVNDKLHFDQTPKEIIIKGKDFLYVYDKTQAVFSNITRDGRTLINDIQYNIWRAPIDNDRNVLWKLKNKKLDRAYSQSYKTQIEQKDCLIINSDLFIVADSVAPIMAGEIMWQIDGNGNITAKLKAVIDKDIEYLPRFGLKMQLSQDFDKCSYFGYGLDSYIDKHNHTYKTLYNTEIKDMFVNYHKPQENGAHYDTDYINILSEQDAVSIICDKTFSFNLSYYSQQELEQAKHFYELNPQKNPILCIDYMMSGIGSNSCGPELAPQYKLIQKYINMEINFVFTSKK